The sequence ACGCGCACCTGCGCGCCCAGCGCCTGCAGCAGCAGCATGTTGGAACGGGCGACGCGCGAATGGGTGATGTCGCCGCAAATGGCGACGGTGAGCCCTTCGATGCGGCCCTTGTTGCGGCGGATGGTGAGCGCGTCGAGCAGTGCTTGCGTCGGGTGCTCATGCGCGCCGTCGCCGGCGTTGACCACGGCGCAGTCGACCTTGCGGGCGAGCAGTTCCACCGCGCCCGAGGCGCTGTGGCGGACGATCAGCACATCCGGGTGCATGGCGTTGAGCGTCGCGGCGGTGTCGATGAGCGTTTCGCCCTTCTTCACCGAGGAGGTGGAGACCGACATGTTCATCACATCGGCGCCGAGGCGCTTGCCGGCGATTTCGAACGAGGCCTGGGTGCGGGTCGAGGCCTCGAAGAACAGGTTGATCTGCGTGCGCCCGCGCAGGGTTGCGCGCTTCTTCTCGACCTGGCGGTTGAGCAGCACGAATTCTTCCGCGAGGTCGAGAAGGCCGATGATCTCCTGCGGAGACAGGCCCTCAATGCCGAGAAGGTCGCGGCGCGGGAGGGTGAAGCTGGCGGTCGGGTTCGATGTCATATCGAAGTCGGCTGGATAGAGGCCGCGAGGGCGGACGGCAAGAAGTTTAGCGCCCGCGCGCGGATTTCCCCTCAGAGAAGTGCGACGGCGGCGATGACCAGCGGCATGCTGATGGCGGCGAGAACCGTCTCGACGGTGAGGATTTCCGCCAGCAGCGGCGCGTCGCCGCCCATCTGCCGCGCCAGTACATAGCCATTCGGCGCGGAGGGCACGGCCGCGCCCACCGCGACGATCAGCAGGTCGACCTCGCGCAGGCCGAGCGCGACGCCGATTCCCACCGCGAGGGCGGGCAGCACGGCGAGCTTGACGAGGCAGGTGAACCAGGTGGCGGCGCGGGGGCGGCGCAGATCCTCCAGTCGCAGCCCGGCGCCGACCACCAGCAGGCCGAGCGCCAGCGAGGAGCGGCCGAGAATGTCGCCGAAGGTCAGCAGCACCGGCGGCACAGGGAGGTGCAGCGCGTTGATCGCCGCCCCCGCCGCGCAGGACCAGATGAAGGGATTGCGCAGGATCTGCTGCAGCAGCAGCCGGTTGCTGGTGGCGGGATTCTCGCCATGGCGCGCCAGCACGATGACGCTGAGTGTGTTGAGCACCGGGATCATCACCGCCAGCCCCACCGCCGCCACCGCGAGCCCGCGCGGGCCGGCGAGGGCGCCGGAGACGGCGAGGGCGATATAGGTGTTCCAGCGCAGCGCGCCCTGGAACACCGAGGTATAGCCGGGCCCCGGCAGATGGAAGGCGCGGCACAGCGCCGGGCGGGCGAGGCTGAGGCCGAGGCCGGCCAGGGCGATTGCGCCGAGCAGCGCGGTCGACACCTCGACTACCGCGACTTCGCTCAGATTGGCCCGGGCGATGCTGACCACCAGCAGCGCCGGGAACAGGATGAAATAGGTCAGCCGTTCCAGCGCGATCCAGTGCGAGGCCTCGGGCAGCAGCCGGCGCTTGAGCACCGCGCCGAGCGCGATGATGAGGAACACCGGCACCAGCGCGCCGAGCACAGCGGACATTCGGCCGGCTCCCCTGAACCGTTCAGCCCGGACCGGCGAGGAAGCGCAGCCGGTCCAGCGCCCCCTGCAGGATGAAGGCGGCGGCCTGCTGGTCCACCACTTCGGCGCGGCGGGCACGGCTCATATCCATGGCGATCATGTCGCGCTCGACGGCGGCGGTGGAGAGGCGCTCATCCCACAGGATGATCGGCAGCTCGGTCAGCCGGGCGAGATTGCGGGCGAAGGCGCGGGAGGATTGCGCGCGCGGGCCCTCGCTGCCGTCCATGTTGACCGGCAGGCCGAGCACGAAGCCGACCGCGCCGCGCGCGGCACCAAGCGAGAGAATCCGCGCGGCATCCGGCGTGAACTGCTTGCGGGCGATGGTCTCCACCGGGGCGGCGAGGCGCCGGTCGGGATCGGACGAGGCGACGCCGATGGTCTTGGTGCCGAGGTCGAGCCCGATCAGCCCGCCACGGGGCGGTAGCAGCGGGGCGGCGTCGGTGATGCTGAGGATCGGGGCGGCCATGGCGGCATCGCCTAGCATGGCCGCGCGCGCCGCGCCATCGCGGCGGGTGGCCCGGGCTTGTGCGAGCGGGTTCCTGCCCTATCTTCCCCGCGCTCCCCTGCAATGAAAGAGGCACGGCGATGAAGATCACCTGGTTCGGCCACGCGGCGTTTCGACTCGATTTCGCCGGCACCTCGGTTCTGATCGACCCCTTCCTGACCGGCAATCCCGCGTTTTCAGGCGACTTCGGCGCGGCCACGGCGGGCGTGTCGCATGTGCTGCTGACCCATGGCCATGGCGACCATGTCGGCGACACGGTGGCGATCGCCCGCGCCAATGAGGCGACCGTGGTGGCGAACGCGGACCTCGCCGGCTGGCTCGGCCATCAGGGCGTCGCCAAGCTGGAGCCGATGAACACCGGCGGCACGATCCATCAGGACGGCTTCACCGTCTCCATGGTGCGGGCCGACCATTCCTCCGGTATGATGGAAGACGGGCGCACGGTCTATCTCGGCAATGCCAACGGGATCATCGTCAAGGCGCCGGGCGAGCCGACCGTCTGGCACATGGGCGACACCGACATCTTCTCCGACATGGGCCTCATTGCCGAGCTGCACAGGCCGGATGTGGTGATCGTGCCGATCGGCGACCGCTTCACCATGGGGCCGGAACTCGCTGCGGTGGCGGTGTCGCGCTATCTCGGCGGGCTCACCATCATTCCCGCGCATTACGCCACCTTCGGGCTGCTGGAGCCGGGCGCCGAGCGCTTCGTCTCGCTGGTGGGCGAGGAGGCGACGGTGGTGGTCCCGGAGAAGGGCGTGGCGGTGGAGATGTCGCGCGGCTGAACCGCACGGCGCCGCGTCAGAGCGCTTTCGAGCGAAGACGATACCGGTTTGCGCGAGGAAAACGCGACCCGACAAAGACCGAGATCATGTCACTGTTTCGGTGAAACGGTGACATGATCTAACCCTCTGATTATACGCAATTCCCTTCGCAAAACCGCTATGCAGCTTTGCGGGAATTGCTCTAGGCGGCGGCGCGGGCGTTGAGGGCGGCGATGCCCGCGCGCACCGCCACCATCTGGCGCACCAGCGCGACGGCGATGAACTCTTCCATGGCGTCGATCAGCGCGGGTTCGGGCAGCACGCCCGGCCCGCGCTCGCCCGCTTCGTCCACTCGGCGCACCAGCCCCAGCCCGGTGGCCTCCTGCACGATACCGACGACATGCGAGCGGGAAATGCGGAAGGAGCGCGCAAGCTGCGAAATCGACACCGGCTGGCCGTTCAGCCCGACCCCGAACAAAGCGAGGGCGATCAGCAGCCCGCCATCGCGCTCGGCGAAATGGCCGATGGCCGGAATGTCCATGGCCGGGCGCCAGCCGCCGCGCAGCGGTTCCAGCAGGGTGTGGACGAAGGGGGTGATGAAGACCGGATCATCGAGATGGCGCAGGCCACGCTCGCCGTCTTCCGGCATGACGAGGGCCAGGGTTTTCAGCATGGTCCGCCAGCGTTCGCGATGGATCGCCATCAGCTTGTCGGTCACCACCAGCCGCCGGCGGCGCCCGTCCGTGTCGGGCGCGGGAGCGATCATGCCGAACACGCGGAAAGCGGCCAGAATGGCGCTGACACGGCCGGGGCTGCACACGTCGAGCGCCACCGCTTCCGCCTTCAGCCGCCCGGTGGTGAGGCCGGGGGAGTCCGGCTGCTCCAGATGCATGTCGAGAATGAGCAAAGCGAGCACGAATCGGCCGCGGTCATTGAGCAGCCGGGTGAGCAGAAGATTGCCGCGATAGGCGTCGCTCAGGCTGATCGCCGCCTGCCGGGCGATCCACGGGAAATCCGGCCGCGCGCGCAGCCGCGCGCGCTCCTGGGCCTCACCGGGCATCAGTGCCTCCCATCGGGTGGAGAGATCATTGTCGATGCGAAGCAGAGCGGAATCACGCGCACCCATTCTTTCCCCGTGGACCTTACGTTGCGACCAATAATCGACATTGCGGGTCGGCTCAAATCGCTCAATTTACCATCCGGGTCTCTCAGCGAGATCCTGAACAGGATGTGATCAATGAGCCTCCCCTCTCGCTTCATCCCGCCTGCGCGCCGCCTTGTGCCGGCTGCCTTCTGCGGCGGGTTGCTGGTCGCTCTCGCTGTGGGCGCCCCCGCCCCCGCCGACGCAGCCGTGATCTACTGCACCTCACCGGGTATTCCGGTGGGATGCGTGGTTCGTCCGACTCCCTATGCCGCGCCGGCGGCGCGCGCGGCCGTCGCCTGCACGCGCCCCGGCTATCCCGTCGGCTGCACCGCCGGGCCGAATGTCAATGCCCGCGCCGTCGCCCGTCCGGGTCCCGGTGTCAACGTCAATGGCGGCGTCAACCGAGCCGGCGTGCGATAGTCATTTGCATACCATGGAGACTGTCATGAATCTCGCAACTTTTGGTCGCAAGAATCTTCTTTCGTTCGCGGCTGCCGCCGCGCTGCTCTCGCTCGCCGGCGGCGTGGCCCATGCCGATCAGGCCGCGGGCAATGCCTGCGCCGCCTCGCTGACCCCGGACGGCAAGGCGATCTATTCCGCCGTGATGGCCGCCGGCGACAGCGGCGACATCCGCACCATCGTCACCGACACCACCAAGTCGCTCGCCATGTCCGGCCAGATCGACCGCGGCAATGCCCGCTCCAATGCCCAGGCGGCGGCGCAGTGCCTGGAGCAGGCGCGCTCCTGATCCCTCGCCCCGGCCGCGCCCTGGCGGCCGGACCCGGATCTCGCGACACGGCCCGCCGGTTCCGGCGGGCCTTTTCTTTTGGCGAGCTGTTTCTTTCGGCGGTCCGAACGGTGCCCGCCGCGCCGGGCGAATCCCGCGCGAAATCGGACGCGCGGCGCGCGGCGCGTTGCGGGGCGCCGGGCGCGCCTGCTATAGGGCGCGCATCGGTTTCAGTGGATTGGGATTTCGGATGTCGGTCGATCAGGCGACGGTCCGGCGGGTGGCGCATCTCGCGCGCATCGCCGTGACAGAGGACGAGGTGGCCCACCTGCAGGGCGAGCTCAACGCCATCCTCGCCTTCGTGGAACAGCTCGGCGAGGTCGACACCGACGGCGTCGAGCCGATGACCAGCGTGATCCCGATGACCCTGCCGCTGCGCGCCGATGTGGTGAGCGACGGCTTCTATGCCGAGCGCGTGCTCGCCAACGCCCCGGCGGCCGAGGATGGCTTCTTCGCCGTTCCGAAAGTGGTGGAGTGAGCACGATGACCGATCTCACCCGCCTGTCGCTCACCGCCGCCCGCGAAGGGCTGGGCGAGGGGCATTTCACCGCCACCGAACTGACCCGGGCCTATCTCAACGCCATCGAGGCGGCGGGCGCGCTGAATGCCTATGTGCTGACCACGCCGGAACAGGCGCTGGAGAGGGCCAAGGCCAGCGATGCGCGCTACGCCGCCGGCGAGGCCGGCCCGCTGGAGGGCATTCCCCTCGGCGTGAAGGACAATTACGCCGTGGACGGGGTGCGCACCACCGCCGGCTCCAACATCCTGAAGAATTTCGTGCCGCCCTATGAATCGACCGTCACCTCCCGCCTGTGGGCGGATGGCGCGGTGCTGCTGGGCAAGCTGAACCAGGACGAGTTCGCCATGGGCTCGTCCACCGAATCGAGCGCCTTCGGCCCGACGGTGAACCCGTGGCGGCGCAGCGGCTCGACACAGAAGCTGGTGCCGGGCGGTTCCTCCGGCGGTTCGGCGGCGGCGGTGGCGGCGCATCTGTGCGCCGGTGCGGCCGGCACCGACACCGGCGGCTCGATCCGCCAGCCGGCGGCGTTCACCGGCACGGTGGGCATCAAGCCGACCTATGGCCGCTGCTCGCGCTGGGGCATCGTCGCCTATGCCTCCTCGCTCGACCAGGCAGGGCCGATCGCCCGCTCGGTGAACGACGCGGCGCTGCTGCTGCGCTCCATGGCCGGGCATGACGCGAAGGATTCCACCAGCGTCGACCTGCCGGTGCCGGACTATGAGGCGGCGGTGGGCGCCTCGGTGAAGGGCAAGCGCATCGGCATTCCCCGCGAATACCGGGTCGACGGCATGTCGCCGGAAATCGTGGCGCTGTGGGACAAGGGCGCCGACATGCTGCGCGATGCCGGCGCGGAGATCGTCGACATCAGCCTGCCGCACACCAAATACGCGCTGCCCTCCTATTACATCGTCGCGCTGGCGGAGGCGTCCTCCAACCTCGCGCGCTATGACGGCGTGCGCTATGGCGAGCGCGTGCCCGGCCGCGACATTGTCGAGATGTATGAGAAGACCCGCGCCAGCGGCTTCGGCGCGGAAGTGCGCCGGCGCATCATGATCGGCACCTATGTGCTCTCCGCCGGCTATTACGATGCCTATTACCTCAAGGCGCAGAAGGTCCGCACCCTGATCAAGCGCGACTTCGAGACCGCCTTCACCGACGGCATCGACGCCGTGCTGGCCCCGGCCACCCCGTCGCCGGCCTTCGGCATCGGCGAGAAATCCGGTGCCGATCCGGTGGAGATGTATCTGCAGGACGTGTTCACGGTGACGCTGAACATGGCCGGCCTGCCGGGCATCGCCGTGCCGGCCGGGCTCTCCTCCGAGGGGCTGCCGCTCGGCCTGCAGCTCATCGGCCGGCCCTTCGGCGAGGAAGCGCTGTTCGCGCTCGGCCAGGTGATCGAGGAGGCGGCGGGCCGCTTCGAGGTCAACGACCGCTGGTGGGAGTGAGCCATGCCGCACCTGCCCGCCAGCGAGCGCTCCCTCGCCCCCTTCCGCGCCGAGATCGACGCCATCGACCGGGAGATGGTCGCGCTGCTCGCCCGGCGCCTCGAAGTGGTGGAACAGGTCATTGCGGTGAAGAAGGCGGAAGGTCTCGCCGCCTTCCTGCCCGAGCGGGTGGAAGACGTGATCGACAAGGTCAGTGGCCATGCCGAGACCCGCGGCGTGCCGCCCGAACTGGTGGAAAAGCTGTGGCGGCAGCTTATCGACTGGGTGATCGCCTATGAGAATGAGCGGCTGGGCTGACCCGGCTGTGCCGCGGCGGGGGAGGCCGCTCCCCCGGTACCAAGTGGCGAGCGGGTCCTAAGCCGCGAACAGGCGTCGCAGCAGCGCCCGGCCGCTCATGCGGCGCTTGCGCAGCGAGGCGGTGAAGCGCTGGCGCAGCAGCTTCATGTAGCTGCGGGTCAGCGCTGAACTGGAATTGCGCAGCCGCGTCAGCTCGGCCTCCAGCGCGTTGCGCTCGTCCATCAGCGCGCGCAGCGTCGCCACCGACATCTCCCCGCCCGCCGCCGTGGCGCCGGCGACGATCTGGTCGCTCAGCGCGGCGCGGTCGATCAGGCCGTCGAGCAGGCCGGCCAGTTCCGCATAGGGCTGGGGAGTGGCGAGTTCCGGCCATTTCAGCGTACCGCGCCGCTCGATGAAGGGGCGGTGCCGGCTGTTGGCCGCCATGGCGGGCGGCAGATAGGCGCGCACGACCCCCGCATCGGCCGCGACGGCGAAGCCGCTTTCCTGCTTCAGCGCATTGACCGCCGCCACCGCCTGGCAGGCCATGTGCTCCTTGTAGTCGCTGCGGCTGCGCCAGCCGACATAATGCTTGAGGCATTTGCTGACGATCTGGTCGGGTGAGCGCACGGCGAAATGGGCGAGCTCCACCCCCGCCAGCCGCTGCACCGGCACGCGCCCGCCGCTGACGGTGAGGGCGTGATTGCCCTCGACATAGGTGAGGTCGGGATCGGCGAACAGGGCGGCGGGGGCGATGGCCTTGAAGATGTGCCCGGCCGGCGGCTCCAGCGCGGTGGTGAGGCGGGTCAGCGGGTCGCGGATCGTCATGTCGTCGCCCGGCGCCCAGCAATAGAACAGCGCGCCGACGCCGGCGGCGACGCCATGCGGAACTGCGGCGAGACTCGCCTCGAAGCTCTCGCGGTCCGGAGCGCAGATCAGCTCGTCGGCGTCGAGCGGGACGATGAAGTCCCAGTCGCCGAGGCCGGCGGCCTGCCGCAGTAGCGCGGTGGTGCGGCGGCTCTGGTGGAAGGCGCCGGTCCAGCCATCGTCGACGAGCACGACCGCCGGGGTTTCCGCCGCCAGGCGGCGCAGGATCTCGCTGGTATGGTCGTTGGAATGGTCGTCGACAATGAACATCCGGTCGACGAAGTGCAGATTGTGGCGGACGAACCCTTCGATGATGTCGGCTTCGTCCTTGACCAGCGAGATGGACGCAATACGCACTCTTGGAACCTCGGGCGACGACGACAGGGCCGACGCCGTCAGGATAGCAAAGCCACGCCGCGCGGTCGACGGGCCGGCCGGCTCAGGCGGGAGGCACGGACTGCGGCTCGTCCTCGGCGGGCGCGAGCGCGTGCCAGTCGGCGAACTGGGCGGCGTTGCGGCAGAAGCCGGGAACGGGTGCGTCGGCGGCGGGGGCGGCGGCCTGCTCGGCGAACCAGTGGTGGCAGGCTTCCGAATCGCGGCAGCCGAGGCAGCGCTGGGCGGCGGCCCGCACCTCCTGCGGCACGGTGGCGGCCAGCGCGGCGAGGTCGACGCCGGCATGGCCGGCCATGGCGCGGAACAGCGCGAGGCGCTCGTCTATCGTATCGACTTCCATGGCTCTCTCCCTCGCAGCGAAGGATGAGCGTGCCGGCCCGCGCGCCAGCCGGCCTTGATCTGGCGCAAGGATGGGTGCCGGAGCCGCGCGCAGGCGGCCCCGGCAGAGGCGGTCAGCGGCCGACCAGCGGGTCGGTGAGGCCGAACACATAGAAGCCGAGCAGCAGCAGCGTGCCGGCGACGATGAGATAGTAGATCGTCGGCAGGATGGTGATGCGCAGCGTCGCGCCCTCGCGGCCCAAGAGGCCGACGGTCGCCGAGGCGGCGACGACATTGTGGATGGCGATCATGTTGCCGGCGGCCGCGCCGACCGACTGGCCCGCCACCATCAGCACCGAGGAAATGCCCAGCCCCTGCGCCACCGAGAACTGGAACTGGCTCAGCATGAGGTTGCTGACTGTGTTCGAACCGGCGAGGAAGGCGCCGAGCGCGCCGATGGTCGGGGCGAAGAACGGGTAGATCCCGCCCACCTGCTGCGACACCCATTCGGCGACCAGCACGGGCATGCTGTCGAGATCATTGGCGTTGACGCCGGAATTGATCATCACCCGCACCATGGGCACGGTGAAGATCAGCACGAAGCCGGCGCCGATCAGCGTGCCGCTGCTCTCGCGCACCGCGGCGGCGAAGCCGGCGAACGACATGCGGTGCAGCAGCACGGTGAGCAGGCAGATGATGACCAGCAGCCCGCCCGGCGAGAACAGCAGCGGGAAGTCGCCATTGATGCCGCGCTCGCCGAGAATGCCTGAGAACGCCACCGTCGCCGACTTCAGCGACGCGCCGACCGCCGGCACCATGCGGCTGACCACCAGCACCAGCGCCAGCAGCACATAGGGCGCCCAGGCCAGCGCCAGCGGGATGGTGCGCTTGGCGAGGCTGTCGAGGGTGATGTCGAGCTGGCCGAACCACTCCTTCGGCCATTCCGAGGCCGGCGCGAAGTCCCACGCCGTCTTCGGCACCAGGAAGCCC is a genomic window of Ancylobacter sp. IITR112 containing:
- a CDS encoding aspartate carbamoyltransferase catalytic subunit, which encodes MTSNPTASFTLPRRDLLGIEGLSPQEIIGLLDLAEEFVLLNRQVEKKRATLRGRTQINLFFEASTRTQASFEIAGKRLGADVMNMSVSTSSVKKGETLIDTAATLNAMHPDVLIVRHSASGAVELLARKVDCAVVNAGDGAHEHPTQALLDALTIRRNKGRIEGLTVAICGDITHSRVARSNMLLLQALGAQVRVIAPPTLLPKDIDRFGVTVYGDMREGLADVDIVMMLRLQRERMNGSYVPSVKEYFHFWGLDEAKLRYARPDALVMHPGPMNRGVEIDSAVADGAQSLIREQVEMGVAVRMAVLDALSRNLPNA
- a CDS encoding AEC family transporter, translating into MSAVLGALVPVFLIIALGAVLKRRLLPEASHWIALERLTYFILFPALLVVSIARANLSEVAVVEVSTALLGAIALAGLGLSLARPALCRAFHLPGPGYTSVFQGALRWNTYIALAVSGALAGPRGLAVAAVGLAVMIPVLNTLSVIVLARHGENPATSNRLLLQQILRNPFIWSCAAGAAINALHLPVPPVLLTFGDILGRSSLALGLLVVGAGLRLEDLRRPRAATWFTCLVKLAVLPALAVGIGVALGLREVDLLIVAVGAAVPSAPNGYVLARQMGGDAPLLAEILTVETVLAAISMPLVIAAVALL
- the ruvX gene encoding Holliday junction resolvase RuvX is translated as MAAPILSITDAAPLLPPRGGLIGLDLGTKTIGVASSDPDRRLAAPVETIARKQFTPDAARILSLGAARGAVGFVLGLPVNMDGSEGPRAQSSRAFARNLARLTELPIILWDERLSTAAVERDMIAMDMSRARRAEVVDQQAAAFILQGALDRLRFLAGPG
- a CDS encoding metal-dependent hydrolase translates to MKITWFGHAAFRLDFAGTSVLIDPFLTGNPAFSGDFGAATAGVSHVLLTHGHGDHVGDTVAIARANEATVVANADLAGWLGHQGVAKLEPMNTGGTIHQDGFTVSMVRADHSSGMMEDGRTVYLGNANGIIVKAPGEPTVWHMGDTDIFSDMGLIAELHRPDVVIVPIGDRFTMGPELAAVAVSRYLGGLTIIPAHYATFGLLEPGAERFVSLVGEEATVVVPEKGVAVEMSRG
- the gatC gene encoding Asp-tRNA(Asn)/Glu-tRNA(Gln) amidotransferase subunit GatC — protein: MSVDQATVRRVAHLARIAVTEDEVAHLQGELNAILAFVEQLGEVDTDGVEPMTSVIPMTLPLRADVVSDGFYAERVLANAPAAEDGFFAVPKVVE
- the gatA gene encoding Asp-tRNA(Asn)/Glu-tRNA(Gln) amidotransferase subunit GatA, which gives rise to MTDLTRLSLTAAREGLGEGHFTATELTRAYLNAIEAAGALNAYVLTTPEQALERAKASDARYAAGEAGPLEGIPLGVKDNYAVDGVRTTAGSNILKNFVPPYESTVTSRLWADGAVLLGKLNQDEFAMGSSTESSAFGPTVNPWRRSGSTQKLVPGGSSGGSAAAVAAHLCAGAAGTDTGGSIRQPAAFTGTVGIKPTYGRCSRWGIVAYASSLDQAGPIARSVNDAALLLRSMAGHDAKDSTSVDLPVPDYEAAVGASVKGKRIGIPREYRVDGMSPEIVALWDKGADMLRDAGAEIVDISLPHTKYALPSYYIVALAEASSNLARYDGVRYGERVPGRDIVEMYEKTRASGFGAEVRRRIMIGTYVLSAGYYDAYYLKAQKVRTLIKRDFETAFTDGIDAVLAPATPSPAFGIGEKSGADPVEMYLQDVFTVTLNMAGLPGIAVPAGLSSEGLPLGLQLIGRPFGEEALFALGQVIEEAAGRFEVNDRWWE
- a CDS encoding chorismate mutase produces the protein MPHLPASERSLAPFRAEIDAIDREMVALLARRLEVVEQVIAVKKAEGLAAFLPERVEDVIDKVSGHAETRGVPPELVEKLWRQLIDWVIAYENERLG
- a CDS encoding glycosyltransferase family 2 protein; the encoded protein is MRIASISLVKDEADIIEGFVRHNLHFVDRMFIVDDHSNDHTSEILRRLAAETPAVVLVDDGWTGAFHQSRRTTALLRQAAGLGDWDFIVPLDADELICAPDRESFEASLAAVPHGVAAGVGALFYCWAPGDDMTIRDPLTRLTTALEPPAGHIFKAIAPAALFADPDLTYVEGNHALTVSGGRVPVQRLAGVELAHFAVRSPDQIVSKCLKHYVGWRSRSDYKEHMACQAVAAVNALKQESGFAVAADAGVVRAYLPPAMAANSRHRPFIERRGTLKWPELATPQPYAELAGLLDGLIDRAALSDQIVAGATAAGGEMSVATLRALMDERNALEAELTRLRNSSSALTRSYMKLLRQRFTASLRKRRMSGRALLRRLFAA
- a CDS encoding DUF6455 family protein, which produces MEVDTIDERLALFRAMAGHAGVDLAALAATVPQEVRAAAQRCLGCRDSEACHHWFAEQAAAPAADAPVPGFCRNAAQFADWHALAPAEDEPQSVPPA
- a CDS encoding L-lactate permease — its product is MSTGLLAFLAFLPILSAGVLLIGFRIPARIVMPITYVMAVAIALMFWGVSANRVMASTLQGLLQTAGLLWIIFGAILLLNTLKHSGAISTIRAGFTSISPDRRVQVILIAWLFGSFIEGASGFGTPAAVAAPLMVAVGFPAMAAVVFGMMIQSTPVSFGAVGTPLIVGVQTGLDQAAITTQLTQAGSTWATFFHLITTEVAIIHAICGTLMPLFLIMVMTRFFGRNKSWTEGLSALPFALLGAFAMTVPYVLAATFLGAEFPSLLGGLIGLAIMTLAARSGFLVPKTAWDFAPASEWPKEWFGQLDITLDSLAKRTIPLALAWAPYVLLALVLVVSRMVPAVGASLKSATVAFSGILGERGINGDFPLLFSPGGLLVIICLLTVLLHRMSFAGFAAAVRESSGTLIGAGFVLIFTVPMVRVMINSGVNANDLDSMPVLVAEWVSQQVGGIYPFFAPTIGALGAFLAGSNTVSNLMLSQFQFSVAQGLGISSVLMVAGQSVGAAAGNMIAIHNVVAASATVGLLGREGATLRITILPTIYYLIVAGTLLLLGFYVFGLTDPLVGR